A DNA window from Hoplias malabaricus isolate fHopMal1 chromosome 5, fHopMal1.hap1, whole genome shotgun sequence contains the following coding sequences:
- the LOC136696130 gene encoding histone H1-like, with the protein MAEVAPAPAAAAPAKAPKKKAAARPKKSGPSVGELIVKAVSDSKERSGVSLAALKKALAAGGYDVEKNNSRVKVAVKSLVTKGTLVQTKGTGASGSFKLNKKQAEAKKKPAKKAAPKVKKPAAKKVATKKPAAAAKKSPKKAKKPAAAKKVTKSPKKAKKPAAAKKATKSPKKAKKPAAPKKAAKSPKKTKTVKPKAAKPKTAKAKKAAPKKK; encoded by the coding sequence ATGGCAGAAGTCGCTCCAGCTCCCGCCGCAGCCGCTCCGGCCAAGGCTCCCAAGAAGAAAGCCGCCGCTCGCCCTAAAAAGAGCGGCCCCAGCGTCGGCGAGCTCATCGTCAAGGCTGTGTCGGACTCCAAGGAGAGGAGCGGCGTGTCTTTGGCCGCGCTGAAAAAAGCCCTCGCCGCCGGTGGCTACGACGTGGAGAAGAACAACTCCCGCGTGAAAGTGGCCGTCAAGAGCCTGGTGACCAAGGGCACACTGGTGCAGACCAAAGGCACCGGCGCGTCCGGCTCTTTTAAGCTCAACAAGAAGCAAGCCGAGGCTAAGAAGAAACCAGCCAAGAAGGCGGCTCCTAAAGTTAAAAAGCCTGCCGCCAAGAAGGTAGCAACAAAGAAGCCCGCCGCCGCCGCCAAGAAATCCCCGAAGAAGGCGAAAAAGCCTGCGGCCGCCAAGAAGGTGACCAAGTCTCCAAAGAAAGCAAAGAAGCCTGCGGCCGCCAAGAAGGCGACCAAGTCCCCCAAGAAGGCAAAGAAGCCCGCGGCCCCCAAGAAGGCTGCCAAGAGCCCCAAGAAGACGAAGACAGTTAAACCCAAGGCAGCCAAGCCTAAGACGGCAAAGGCGAAGAAGGCTGCCCCCAAGAAGAAGTAA
- the LOC136696125 gene encoding histone H2A-like — translation MSGRGKSGGKARAKAKTRSSRAGLQFPVGRVHRLLRKGNYAERVGAGAPVYLAAVLEYLTAEILELAGNAARDNKKTRIIPRHLQLAVRNDEELNKLLGGVTIAQGGVLPNIQAVLLPKKTEKAAKTK, via the coding sequence ATGAGCGGCAGAGGGAAAAGTGGTGGTAAGGCTAGAGCCAAGGCCAAAACTCGTTCATCCCGTGCTGGGCTGCAGTTTCCAGTTGGTCGTGTGCACAGGCTCCTGCGTAAGGGAAACTATGCTGAGCGCGTTGGCGCCGGCGCCCCGGTCTATTTGGCGGCGGTGCTGGAGTATCTGACCGCTGAGATTCTGGAGTTGGCTGGGAACGCTGCCCGTGACAACAAGAAAACCCGTATCATTCCTCGTCATCTGCAGCTGGCCGTTCGTAACGACGAAGAGCTCAACAAACTGCTCGGAGGAGTGACTATCGCTCAGGGCGGAGTACTGCCCAATATCCAGGCTGTGCTTCTGCCCAAGAAGACGGAGAAGGCAGCCAAGACCAAGTAA
- the LOC136696124 gene encoding histone H3 codes for MARTKQTARKSTGGKAPRKQLATKAARKSAPATGGVKKPHRYRPGTVALREIRRYQKSTELLIRKLPFQRLVREIAQDFKTDLRFQSSAVMALQEASEAYLVGLFEDTNLCAIHAKRVTIMPKDIQLARRIRGERA; via the coding sequence ATGGCAAGAACTAAGCAGACCGCCCGTAAATCCACCGGTGGCAAAGCCCCGAGGAAACAGCTGGCCACTAAGGCCGCTCGAAAGAGCGCACCGGCTACAGGTGGCGTGAAGAAGCCTCATCGTTACAGGCCCGGCACTGTAGCTCTCCGAGAGATCCGCCGTTACCAGAAATCAACCGAGCTTCTCATCCGTAAGCTGCCCTTCCAGCGCCTGGTACGTGAGATCGCTCAGGACTTTAAAACTGACCTCCGCTTCCAGAGCTCCGCCGTCATGGCTCTCCAGGAGGCCAGCGAAGCTTATTTGGTTGGTCTGTTCGAGGATACCAACCTGTGCGCTATCCACGCCAAGAGAGTCACCATCATGCCTAAAGATATCCAGCTGGCCCGCCGTATCCGCGGAGAGCGCGCATAA
- the LOC136697783 gene encoding histone H4, with amino-acid sequence MSGRGKGGKGLGKGGAKRHRKVLRDNIQGITKPAIRRLARRGGVKRISGLIYEETRGVLKVFLENVIRDAVTYTEHAKRKTVTAMDVVYALKRQGRTLYGFGG; translated from the coding sequence ATGTCAGGAAGAGGCAAGGGCGGCAAGGGACTCGGAAAAGGAGGCGCCAAGCGTCATCGTAAAGTGCTTCGCGATAACATCCAGGGCATCACCAAGCCCGCCATCCGCCGTCTAGCTCGTCGTGGTGGTGTCAAGCGTATCTCCGGCCTGATCTACGAGGAAACTCGTGGTGTGCTGAAAGTGTTCCTGGAGAACGTGATTAGGGATGCCGTCACTTACACTGAGCACGCCAAGAGGAAGACTGTCACCGCCATGGATGTGGTGTACGCTCTGAAACGCCAAGGACGCACTCTGTACGGCTTCGGAGGTTAA